A region of the Stieleria neptunia genome:
CGAGCGTAGCGAGGAGAGGGGGCTCTTTGCTGCTTGGGACGCGACTCCGGTAGGTGAAGTTAAACTTGCGATTGACCGATCGACCTCCCCTCGCTGCGCTCGACCCTCCTGCCAGGAGGGTGACATTAAAACGGCATCCCCCCTCGCTGCGCTCGACCCTCCTGCCAGGGAGGGTGACTTTAAAAACGGCATCCCTTCTTTCTTTAAACATCGTATCGCCCTGTAAGGCTTCGTTCGTCACGCTGGGCCGAGTGACCTGCACGCTTGTCAGCCTGGAGCGTAAAATGGGGCGTAAGCTATAGTCATCGCAGCGGTTGTGACGTTCAAACCGCCCACCTTCCACTGTTAGGGGTTCGAATCGGGATGCACATGTCCGACATTTCAATAGGCTCACGCTCTTGTTTTTCCGGTCTGATTCTGGCTTTCCTGGTCGGCGTCGCCTCGGTGCCGTCGGTGGTCGCTGCGGAATTTGAGTCACCGGAGCAGACCAATGCGGCGATCGACAAGAGTGTCGAGTCGGCGATCGGATTTTTGAAGAATCGCGGTCAGACCGGTGACGGCGCGTTCAGCCCCGAGACCGGTGTGGCGGTGACGTCATTGTGCGTCCGAGCGATTCTGGAGCATCGTCCCACCGACGTCGACTCGCCGGTCGTTCAAAAAGCGATTCAGTTCATCCTGGACAATGTCCGTCCCAGCGGCGGGATCCACGCGACGGGATCGATGTACCGAAACTACGAAACGTCCGTCGCCGTCGGCGCCTTGGTCGCCGCCAATCGTGATGATCGATATGAAAGTCAACTCAAGCGTGCCGAAGCGTATTTGAAGGAGATTCAGTGGGACGAGGGCGAAGGCGTGGAGTCGTCGGACACGGCGTATGGCGGTGCGGGCTACGGCAAACACGCCCGTCCCGATTTGTCCAACACGTCCTTTTTGGTCGATGCCTTGAAAGACTTGGGCAATGACGCCGACGACGAAGCGATCCAAAAGGCGCTGCGATTTGTCAGCCGGACACAAAATTTGGCCGGCCACGGAAACGACACCGAGCATGCCGACAAGATCGGCGACGGCGGGTTTTATTACACGCCGGCCGCCGGCGGAGAAACCAAGGTCGTCAGCGAAGACGGTGACAATGAAGACGGTGACAATGGCGGGGCGCTCCGCAGCTACGGTTCGATGACCTACGCGGGGCTCAAGAGCATGATCTATGCCGGCCTGACCAGCGACGACCCTCGCGTCGCGGCCGCCATGGACTTTATCCAAAAAACCTATTCGCTGGACGAGAATCCCGGGATGGGCAAAGCCGGGCTGTACTACTACTACCACACCTTCGGCAAAGCCTTGGCGGCCGCGGACATCCGCGTGCTGACCGATTCGGAAGGCAAACATCACAACTGGAAACGCGAGCTGGCCGCGACCTTGGTCGATGCGCAGCAGGCTGACGGATCGTGGGTCAACGACGGCAACGACCGCTGGATGGAAGGCAACCGCAATCTGGTGACGGCCTACGCGCTGCTGGCGCTGAAGTATTGCCGCGAGTGATCCCAAACCGTTTGCTCGTTTGGAGGAATTCGGTTCCAATGGTTCGCTTCGATCGGCTGCGTCCAGCGATCGAATGCCGAACCAGCCTCTTAACCTGAATTCCATGCAACTTCCCGTCGTCAATTTATCGGATTCCGCCCCGGCCCCGGCTCCTCAGGAGGGGGGGGCAGATGCCCGCGGCAGCTACGCCGTGGTTTCGTTGGGCTGTCCCAAGAACTTGGTCGACACCGAACAGATGCTCGGCCGGCTGGACCAGGACGGGTACCGAATGGTGGGGGACGTCAATGCGGCGGATTTTGTTGTCGTCAACACCTGCGGCTTCATCGACTCGGCGCGTGAAGAATCGCTCGGTGCGATCGATGAAATGTTGGACCTGAAGCGTCAGGGCAAAATTCGCGGGGTGGTCGTGACGGGCTGCTTGGCCGAGCGTCAGCGGGGCAAGTTGTTGGAAGCGCGTCCGGAAATCGATGCGATGGTCGGCGTTTTCGGACGCAACGACATCGTCGACGTCGCCCATCGATTGAAGAGCGGGATCCAGGAACAACAACGCGTCTTTCGCCCCGCGCCGATCCGGCCGCTGTCCGATGCCGTCCGTTCGGCCGTCACGCCGCGCCACTTTGCGTACCTGAAAATCAGCGAAGGGTGCGATCGGCTGTGCACGTTCTGCGCGATCCCCAAGATGCGCGGCAAGCACTACAGCAAGCCGATCGAACAAGTGGTCGATGAAGCGAAACGGCTGGGGGACAGTGGCGTTCGCGAAGTCGTCATCGTCGCCCAAGACACGACGTACTATGGCAAGGATCTGTACGGCACGCCAAAGCTGACGGAACTGCTGACGGAATTGGACAAGATCGATTCGATCGATTGGATCCGACTGATGTACTTTTATCCGATGTACATCGATGACCGGTTGGTGGAAACGCTGGCCGGTGCCGAGCGGATTTTGCCGTACATCGACATGCCGTTGCAACACGCCAGTGACGCGATGTTGAAACGCATGTCCCGTAAAACGACCCGTTCGCTGCAGGAAGAAATTGTGGGGCGTTTGCGTGAACAGATCAAATCACTGGTGATGCGGACGACGATGATCACGGGATTCCCGGGCGAGACCGAAGACGATTTCGAACAGCTGGTCGATTTCGTCGCCGAGCAACACTTTGAGCATCTGGGCGTGTTCACCTACTCGGTCGAAGAAGACACGCCGGCGGCCAAGTTGCCCCACCGCGTGCCCGCGAAGATCGCCGAGCGGCGGATGAGTGAGCTGATGGCCGTTCAGCAGCAGATCGCGTTTCAGTGGAACGCCGATCGCGTCGGATCACTCGATGACGTGATCATCGATTCCAAGTTTGAAGAGCAAGAGGGTGTCTGGATCGGCAGAACCCGCTCGGAGGCGCCGGAGATCGACGGGGTGGTCTACGTCAGTGGCATCGAATCGGGTTCCGAGCCGCAGGTCGGCGACATCGTCGAATGTGAGATCGTCGCCAGCCAAGGGTATGACCTGGTGGCCGCGCCGACGGCATAAGGACGACGCCCTGCCAGCCGGACGCGTGAGCGAGCGGCGCGTCACCCTCGTTCCCGGGCTCCGCCTGGGAACGCAATGTCCTTGAGGCTCCGCCTCGGCCGGCCCGGCGATCGATCGTGAGGCGGAGCCTCTGGAGAATCGCGTTACGAGGCGGAGCCTCGTAACGAGTTGCGGATGACAGGCTGGAAGCCAATCCCACAGCTCTCACCCTCGTTCCCGGGCTCCGCCTGGGAACGCAATGTCCTTGAGGCTCCGCCTCGGCCGGGTCGGCGATCGATCGTGAGGCGGAGCCTCTGGAGAACCGCGTTACGAAGCGGAGCCTCGTAACGAGTTGCGGCATGACAGGCTGGAAGCCAATCCCACAGCTCTCACCCTCGTTCCCGGGCTCCGCCTGGGAACGCAATGTCCTTGAGGCTCCGCCTCGGCCGGGTCGGCGATCGATCGTGAGGCGGAGCCTCTGGAGAATCGCGTTACGAGGCGGAGCCTCGTAACGAGTTGCGGATGACAGGCTGGAAGCCTATCCCACAGCTCTCACCCTCGTTCCCGGGCTCCGCCTGGGAACGCAATGTCCTTGAGGCTCCGCCTCGGCCGGCCCGGCGATCGATCGTGAGGCGGAGCCTCTGGAGAATCGCGTTACGAGGCGGAGCCTCGTAACGAGTTGCGGCATGACAGGCTGGAAGCCTATCCCACAGCTCTCACCCTCGTTCCCGGGCTCCGCCTGGGAACGCAATGTCCTTGAGGCTCCGCCTCGGCCAGCCCGGCGATCGATCGTGAGGCGGAGCCTCTGGAGAACCGCGTTACGAGGCGGAGCCTCGTAACGAGTTGCGGATGACAGGCTGGAAGCCAATCCCACAGCTCTCACCCTCGTTCCCGGGCTCCGCCTGGGAACGCAATGTCCTTGAGGCTCCGCCTCGGCCGGCTCGGGGATCGATCGTGAGGCGGAGCCTGGGCTGCGCAAAATTGCAACTCAGAAGGATAGCAGATTTAGGCCGTATCGGTTCCTGGGGATGACGGTAGTACGCTGCGGCGGAACATCGTCATGGTTTGTCTGAGGTTGTCCTTCACCCAATTGCATAGGGTTTTGTGGGTAACGGAGGCGAGGCTCGTTTCAATGGCTTCCGCACTGACGTCGGCGACGCTGGCAGCCATTGATAAGACGTTGCGGGTGAAACCGCTGCGAGAATGTTGTCGACCCATCTGCTTGCCCTTACCGATCAAGGATTCAAGGATTTCGCTGCTCGCCGGCAACCTCTCCCCGGGGGCAAGAATGCTTGAATTCTCTTCGATCGCCGAGACGATCTCGTCGCGAAACGCTTGGCTCTGCCAATCGCCTACATCACACGAAAGTTTTTCAGCCAGGGAAGCAGCCGAGTCTGCGTTAAAACCGACTGTTCGTGAGTGCTCTAACGTCTTGTCGACCATCCGCATCAGACGTGCCCAGACTGCGATCGATTCACGATAGTCAAGCACCCAAGCGAATTTCTCTTCCAGGCGACCAAGTCGATCTTGTTGCTGACGTTCTTCATGGGGGGTGTCAAGCAGACGCAACATCCGCTCTGCCCACCCGATCAGACTGTGCAGATTCATGAAGCGTGCCTTGACCTTGAGTTTGGGAGGCAACAACGATCCCAGCTCAGTCTGTTTGGCTTTCGGTTGTGTCTTTCCACAGTGCCCGAGAAACGAATCCCATTGAGGGTCTTTCTGCAGGACATGTTTGAGTGCCGTCGCAGTTCGGTGACACATGTCGGTCAATGCGATCGTCGACTCGCTTTCCTGTTGAAAACCAGCGATTCCGTTGACCAAGTCGGAACCTTGGTCGGAAATGATGGCCTTGACCTGACCGACTCGGTCAGCAGCTTTCTTCAGTTGCTCGGCAACAATCTTGCCGTTGGATGTCTGGACAATCTCGATCAGGATGGCCGAGAGATCGCTCAGTCGGATAGGCCGATCGAGATTGAGCCAATGTTCAAGGCGAATCCCAACGATCAAAAGACATTTCTCGTTTCCCAATTGGATCGTGTGGTCGACCAGGAGAATCCAATCGTCGGCCTGTTCTTTGGGACGCGTTAATTCATGCAGCCCCCGTCGCAGCGTCCAGTTCTGAATCGTGTTTGCCGTAGGGGCGTGAGACAATCCAGAATGGATGGTGCCTAGCGTGCGGGCAATTTTCTCACAAGCTCGATAGCTGATGGTTGCTTGGAGCACCCAAGAAATCGTGAGTACAACGAGACTCAACGAAAAAGAATGTTGGGGGCCGGCGGCAGCAATTGAGTCGACGGCTGCGTCGGGCGATTCTTCAGGGGCTGCTCCGCGTTTTTAACTGCTCTAATTCACTCTGCAGCTCGGCGACGCGCCGCCGCAGTTGGCTTGCCTCGCCTCTCCATCGCTGGCGGCTCTCTCTCGCATTGCAGAGGTTTTGCTTGAGTTCCTTAATCAACCGCTTGGATTGCATGGCGTTGTTCTTCCATTTCTCTCGTCCACGGCGTGCCGAACCAAGAAGTTTGGAAACAGGTGACTTATACTCAATCGTGGCTTGAGACATGACTGAACCTCCATGACGCGGAAAAACTGCATATAAGAGAACCAATTCCGTCAAATTCTCAAATAGCAATTTCAACACAAAACCGGTCGGTTTTGCGCAGCCCAGGCGGAGCCTCTGGAGAATCGCGTTACGAAGCGGAGCCTCGTAACGAGTTGCGGCATGACAGGCTGGAAGCCTATCCCACTGGGGTCAATGATTCGAGTAGCGGATCTCGGGCGAATAACGCAATGCCTTGGCGGCGTGCGGGGGCAGCGCTTTCTGCAGGTCCAGGCACTCTTTTTCGCGGACCGGATTGGGGTCGTGCATGATGTGGGTGACCAGCGCGACGACCAATTCGTTGCGTCGGGTTTCGGCGGCACGTTTGTTGAATAGCCGTTTGACGACGGGAATGCTGCCGACCAGGGGAACCTTCGCTTCGCTCATGGAATCGGTTTCGCGGATCAGGCCGCCGATCACCAGCCCGCTGCCGTCGGGCATCAGCACGGTCGTGGAAACTTGCGTCGTGTCTTCTTCGGGAAAGCCGCTCTCGGTGATCTTGCCGCCGGAGACTTTGGGCAGGACCGTCATCAGGATGTTGCCGTCTTGCGTGATCACGGGCGTGACTTCCAAGACGATCCCGACGTCCAAGAACTGGACATTTTGAATCGTTGCCGTTTGCGTGGTTGTGGCGACGGCGTACGGCAGACGTTGTCCGATTTGCACTTTGGCCGTTTGCCGATTGACCACACTGACTTTGGGGGATGCCAGGGTGCGCGAGTTGGTGTTGACGTGGATCGCCTCGATCAAATGCCCGATGTCGGTCCCATTGATCCGGAATGCCAGCGACGGCCCCTCGGGGTTTTCTTCGGCGAATCCCGTTCCTTCCAAAACGACTTTGGCGCCCGAGACCCGCGCCAGTGCACGCAAATTCACGCCGTGTCGTTCTTCGTCATTCAAGTCGATTTGCAGCACATGGGCTTCGACCAGGACTTGTCGCGGCGGAATATCGATCTGGGCGATGTACTGGGAAACACGTTGGTGCCCCGCTTCGTTGTCTTCGACGATCAACAGTTCACGCGTCTTGAGTTGATCCAGCTGATCCGCTTCACTGGTGTACGCCTTGCCGACCGGGGACAGCAGTCCGGTGACGACCGATTGCACATCGGCGGCGGCGACATAGTTGAGCGGATAGACTTGCAGCCTACGGCCTTGGACTTTGGGATCCAGGGTCGCCGTTTCGGCGCCGGTGACATACAGCAGGTTGTCCGACCGATGCCAATGAAAACCCGCGACACCCAAAATGGCATCCAGCACTTCGTCCAGCCGCGCACCGCGGATGCTGACGGTGACCGGTCCGTTCACATCTGGGCCGATCACAAGATTCAAAGTGTGGTGATCGGCGATCATCCTTAGCACGCTGCGCAAGTCGGCATCGTTGGCGATCAGGGTGACCAGGTCGGCGTGTTTTTCCAGCGTCGCGCGATCGGTGCCGGGGGCCGGCTTGAGTGGGATCGCAAAACCTTTTCGATCGGCCGCCGGTTGTGGCAATTCTGTCGGGGCATCGGCGGCTTCGGCGTCGTCGGATTCCGCGACGACTTGGGCGATCCGTCGAGTCGAATGTGGCAGCGAGCCGACAATCAAGTCAGCGATTTGAACGTCACGCCGCTGATCGGCATCTGATTCGGCATCTGGTTCGGCATGGTGGACGACGTAATCAATGCTGCCGTTGTGAACGCTCAAGTTTTCCGCGGTCGCCGGTTGAGCGAGTTGGATCGATTGCAGATTTCCGATGTCGCTCGGGTGCGGCGGCGCCATCGGTGTGTAGGCCGCGCGGGCGGGACTGGGCGTCAGCGGTTGTGGCATCGTTCCCACCGGTTCGGGAGCGGGCATCAACCGTGCCGATGCGACGGGACGCAGCCCGTCGGGGACGCGTTGCGGCCGCCGCGCGGGATGCCGATGCTTGGCCGTGTCACCCGTCGTGGCGGTGGGGCGCGAGCCGGGCGGGGCGGAGCGGATGTCGCTTGAGCGGTTGGGGACGGGCAGTGCGATCGGTGTCTTGCCAGCAATCGGGACGATTCGAGACGCAGCACTGGTCCGCCGCTGGCGGGTGCCGGGACGGATGCCGGCCGTCTGGTCCGACAGCTCGGCCAGCGGTATCACATCGGCCGGCGGCAAGGGCAGTGCGGTCAGCGGAGCGCTGTCGTGGGCCGCTGGGGGCTGCGATCGCCCACGAGTTTGCCATTGCGAGGGATCGGACGCAGGCGAATCGGAAGCTTCCGACGACGACGACGGTCCGGTTGATTCGAACGCGGCCAACGCGACCGGTGCATGGGGCGGATCGTCAGCTGCTGCGACCAGCCGAATCGCCGAGGCATCGATTCCTGGGGGCAGATTCGTCAACTGATGGGCGGTCGTCACGTCGGCAGGGAACACACCGATTTCGGAGCTTCCCGCCTGCAAGATGGTCTTGGATTTACCGCGCAGCAGTAAAGCCGACGGGGGCTCGCAGGCCGGGTCGCCGGGAGTTTCTGGCAGATCAGGGCGCTGGGAGCCGCTGGTTTTGCCGGTCGCGTTTGTGCCGGCGGCGATTTTGCTGGCGCGTTCGACTTGGGTATCCGCGGTTTGCGCACACGGCATCATCCCCAAGCAGAGGGTTCCGATGATCGCCAGAGACAAAATCCGCATCCGGTGAGCTTCCTTGCACGTTGGATGAACTGAAAACCCGAACAACCGACACAATCGGCATAAACTAACACTGTTGTCGTATCGGCGTCTGACGCGCGACAGCGAAGCAAAACCTGTGAACTTGATCCAATTAGGGAGAATTGACGAATCCCTAGGGAGCGACCTCAACCCCCTGATCGGAGACCTCGATGACCACGACGCCGGTTTCCAATGTTTCACCCGATCGCACGATTTGGCCGTCGATCAGTGCCTTGCGATCGGTTCCCTCGTACGCCCCATAGACAGCACCCAGGTTGTATTGCACCGTTGATGGGGGCTCGACTTGTGTCGGAGTCGGTTCGGGGGCGGATTGAACGACTTCCACTGCCGGTCCCCGAAACAAATCCGTCGCGGTGATCACGTCGTGGGTCAGGGTGGGCAGATCGGCGGCCGTGACCAAGCGTTCGATTAATTCATCCTGGTCGCCGTCCGGGGTCTGCTGGTCGAGTGGTTTGAGAGAGACAAGTGACGTCTTGATCGAGGTCGCAGCGTCGCCGGTCGGAGGTTCGCCCGACGGGGAACAGACCAGCGCGATCAACAACACGGTCAGCAGGAATGCGACCAGGGCAAGTTGTTTCTTCTTTTTGGCGTCGTTGGGGGGGACCGTGCGTGGTCGCGGACCGGCACTGCGGTTCGGGTCAGGTTTCATGATCGCTGCTCCGCTTCAAAAGTTTTGCGGCGGTCGTGTCTTTCCCGGCCGACGGGATGCGCAGAGAAACGGTGGCGAGGCATCGGACCGGGTCCGGGTTGCCGGCATGGGCCGCGGCGGCGCGATCGTCTGGGGCGGCTCGAATGAGACGGATTTCGTCGCACCAGATTGGCAAGTCGGCGGTGACGCTCCGTTGCAGGAACCGGCAGATGTCTGGGTAGGACCCCCGGATTTCACATTCCGCTTCCAGTACGGCGATGCGTTTTCCCTGATGGGGGCGGCCACGATCCAGGGCGATCAACTGCACACCGCAGGCAGCGGCTTCATTTTGCAGGCTCGATCGCACGTTTTCCCAAGAGCGGTTGTGCGGCAGCCAGGCGGCGATCTGATCGATGCGCTGTTGAGTCAGGCGTCGACGTTCATCGGCTTGGTTGAATTCATTCTGCAACCGATTGCGACTGGAGATCAATTCGATGGCGTCTGCGATTTGCTGTGGGCTGTGGGAGGGGTCGGCGGCCAAGATTTCGGGATAAATCCAAATCGTACTCGCCAATGCGATCAGCCCCGTCGCGATGATTCCACAGACGACGTGGCATCGCAGCGGTGTGCTGACCCAGCGCAGGTGCGGCGCCGGCTCGGTGCCCCATCTCGCGTTGTTCCGATGCAGGTGATTGGGATGGTTCATGGCAGCAACGTTGACGAGAGCGGTTGTGCGGTGACTTGAATCAGGGCCTCGCGCCACGCGCCACCGGGGGTGTTCAATTGGACCTCTTGCAAGCGGCCCGATTGTTCCAAGCGGTCGTTCCAGGGCATCAAGACATCCCGGCTGTTGGCGACCGCGGTCAACGAGACGCGGGGCACCGCCCAGGACGGTGGCTCTTTCAGTGACACGTCATATTCCAGTGGCAATTTGACCTCGATCGACTGCACGTCCAGGTGTTGCGCCGCCGGGACTTTGGGGCCCGGGTGTGTGGCCTGCGCCACGGCGCCCAGCACTTGCGCGACGCTGTCGTCGGGCTTGGCCGATTCGACCCAGGTGCACCATTTTTCCAACAACGCGTTTTCGGTTTTCAACAGACGCGTGGTGCGGCGGAGTTCGGCAATTGGTTGCGCTTGTTCGACCAGGACGGCGTTCTTGGCGATGGTTCGACGGCCGCGCAGCCACAGGGTGACGGACGATCCGACGGTGATCGACAAGAGCACCAGCAGCACCACCGACCACTTCTGAAAGGCCTGTTCGGCATGACGTCTGGCGCGGTAGTGTGGCGGCATCAGCTCGAAATCCTGCCAGCCGCCCAAGCCGTCGGTCACGTTTTGACACGGCACCGCTGCGGTCGGTGCGTCCGGCGGCCATGGCATCGGGGCCATCGCATCGGAGGGTTCGGGAACAAAATCGATGCCGACACTTCCGAGGTCATCGTGCTCGGTGGTGGCGTGTTGTTCGAGTTGCATCATCGCCCATAGCCTCGACTGGAACAGCGGGTCGCGGCCCACGCCAGAGAAAGTGCTCCGGCATAGGACGAATCGAGTCGGCGGACGAATTCGACGTCGCGGTCGAGGTACTTGGCCAGAGTCGTCGGACGCTGGGGGCCACTGTAGGACCAAATCGCGACGGGGGTTTCGGTCAGGGTGGCGATGATTTCATCGACACCCTGGATTTCCGCCAGCGGCCCGGCGATCAGGAGTGGTTTGGTGGAGACG
Encoded here:
- a CDS encoding prenyltransferase/squalene oxidase repeat-containing protein codes for the protein MSDISIGSRSCFSGLILAFLVGVASVPSVVAAEFESPEQTNAAIDKSVESAIGFLKNRGQTGDGAFSPETGVAVTSLCVRAILEHRPTDVDSPVVQKAIQFILDNVRPSGGIHATGSMYRNYETSVAVGALVAANRDDRYESQLKRAEAYLKEIQWDEGEGVESSDTAYGGAGYGKHARPDLSNTSFLVDALKDLGNDADDEAIQKALRFVSRTQNLAGHGNDTEHADKIGDGGFYYTPAAGGETKVVSEDGDNEDGDNGGALRSYGSMTYAGLKSMIYAGLTSDDPRVAAAMDFIQKTYSLDENPGMGKAGLYYYYHTFGKALAAADIRVLTDSEGKHHNWKRELAATLVDAQQADGSWVNDGNDRWMEGNRNLVTAYALLALKYCRE
- a CDS encoding type II secretion system protein GspD — protein: MRILSLAIIGTLCLGMMPCAQTADTQVERASKIAAGTNATGKTSGSQRPDLPETPGDPACEPPSALLLRGKSKTILQAGSSEIGVFPADVTTAHQLTNLPPGIDASAIRLVAAADDPPHAPVALAAFESTGPSSSSEASDSPASDPSQWQTRGRSQPPAAHDSAPLTALPLPPADVIPLAELSDQTAGIRPGTRQRRTSAASRIVPIAGKTPIALPVPNRSSDIRSAPPGSRPTATTGDTAKHRHPARRPQRVPDGLRPVASARLMPAPEPVGTMPQPLTPSPARAAYTPMAPPHPSDIGNLQSIQLAQPATAENLSVHNGSIDYVVHHAEPDAESDADQRRDVQIADLIVGSLPHSTRRIAQVVAESDDAEAADAPTELPQPAADRKGFAIPLKPAPGTDRATLEKHADLVTLIANDADLRSVLRMIADHHTLNLVIGPDVNGPVTVSIRGARLDEVLDAILGVAGFHWHRSDNLLYVTGAETATLDPKVQGRRLQVYPLNYVAAADVQSVVTGLLSPVGKAYTSEADQLDQLKTRELLIVEDNEAGHQRVSQYIAQIDIPPRQVLVEAHVLQIDLNDEERHGVNLRALARVSGAKVVLEGTGFAEENPEGPSLAFRINGTDIGHLIEAIHVNTNSRTLASPKVSVVNRQTAKVQIGQRLPYAVATTTQTATIQNVQFLDVGIVLEVTPVITQDGNILMTVLPKVSGGKITESGFPEEDTTQVSTTVLMPDGSGLVIGGLIRETDSMSEAKVPLVGSIPVVKRLFNKRAAETRRNELVVALVTHIMHDPNPVREKECLDLQKALPPHAAKALRYSPEIRYSNH
- the rimO gene encoding 30S ribosomal protein S12 methylthiotransferase RimO; translated protein: MQLPVVNLSDSAPAPAPQEGGADARGSYAVVSLGCPKNLVDTEQMLGRLDQDGYRMVGDVNAADFVVVNTCGFIDSAREESLGAIDEMLDLKRQGKIRGVVVTGCLAERQRGKLLEARPEIDAMVGVFGRNDIVDVAHRLKSGIQEQQRVFRPAPIRPLSDAVRSAVTPRHFAYLKISEGCDRLCTFCAIPKMRGKHYSKPIEQVVDEAKRLGDSGVREVVIVAQDTTYYGKDLYGTPKLTELLTELDKIDSIDWIRLMYFYPMYIDDRLVETLAGAERILPYIDMPLQHASDAMLKRMSRKTTRSLQEEIVGRLREQIKSLVMRTTMITGFPGETEDDFEQLVDFVAEQHFEHLGVFTYSVEEDTPAAKLPHRVPAKIAERRMSELMAVQQQIAFQWNADRVGSLDDVIIDSKFEEQEGVWIGRTRSEAPEIDGVVYVSGIESGSEPQVGDIVECEIVASQGYDLVAAPTA